GCGGCGGCGGCGAAGGCGGTCACAACGGCCTGCGCTCCATCAGTAAGTCCATCTCCACCAAGGACTACGCGCGCCTGCGGGTAGGCATTGGCCGCCCGCCGGGCCGCCAGGACCCCTCCGACTTCGTCCTGTCCGACTTCCCCGGCCGCGAGCGAGCCGACCTCGGCGTCACCCTGGAGCAGGCCGCCGACGCCGTCGAGCAGGTCGTCACTCTCGGTTTCGACGACGCCCAGCAGCGCCTCCACGCTCCCCGCTGACGTGCGGTCCCTCAGGCCATGAGGCCGGTCTCGTAGGCGACGACGACGGCCTGGACCCGGTCGCGCACATCGAGCTTGGCGAGCACGTTGCCCACGTGGGTCTTGACAGTGGTGGCCGAGACGACGAGGTGCGCGGCGATCTCCGCGTTCGACATGCCCTGACTCATGAGCACGAGGATCTCCTTCTCGCGCGGGGTCAGTGACTCGATCCGCGGATCGCAGGAGGACTGCTCCGGCGCCTCCGAGCTCGGCAGGGAGGCGGCGAACATCTCCAGCATCCGCTGGGTGATGCGCGGCGAGACGACCGCCTCCCCTGAGGCCACGGTGCGGATCGCCTCAGCGAGCTCGGTGGGCCGGGTGTCCTTGAGCAGGAAACCGGAGGCTCCGGCGCGCAGCCCGGCGAAGGCGTACTCGTCCAGGTCGAAGGTGGTCAGGATGAGTACGCGCGTGCCCGGGCACTCCTGGGCGATGCGCTCGGTGGCCTCGATGCCGTTCATGCCCGGCATGCGCACGTCCATGAGGATGACGTCGGGGTGCAGGGCCCTGGCCTGGGCCAGGGCGGAGGTGCCGTCGGAGGCCTCGCCGACGACGGTGATGTCCTCCTCGGCCTCCAGCACCATGCGGAAGCCCATGCGCATGAGCGCCTGGTCGTCGGCGAGCACGACGCTGACCGGGCCGCGGACCTCGCCGGGGTGCTCCGACCCTCCAGGCTGGAGAGGATCGCCGCTCACAGGGGCGTCTGCCATGAGAAAGTCCCTTCGTCATGCTCGTCCCAGCGCAGGACCGCGCGGACTCGCCAACCCGTGGGAGTCGGGCCGGCCTGTACGGTCCCACCATAGACCGATGCGCGTTCACGCATGCCGATCAGCCCCTTGCCGGATCCGTGCATCGGGCGCGTGCCGGGGGCGGCGTCGTTGTCCACGGTGAGGACCACGGTGCCGATGTGCCGCTCGACGTCGACGCTGACGGCCGGCGTCGTGGGCGCGTAGCGCAGCACGTTGGTCAGGGCCTCCTGGGCGATGCGGAACACGGTGAGCTGGAGGGCCTTGTCCTCCGGGAGCGCCGCGCCCACCCACCGGTAGGTGACGGGCACTCCTGCTGCCTCGAAGCGTTTGACGAGCTCGGTGATGTCGGCCTGCTCGGGGGAGGGAGCCAGGGGCAGGTCGCCGCGGGAGCGGTCGCCCGCACCGTTGGTGGCCTGCTGGCGCAGGTTGGCGATGGGGGCGCTGGGCTCGACCGGCGTCACCGTCCCCAGGGGGGCGAACTCGGGCACCGGCAGGTCGCGGACCTCGTGCTGGTGGGCCGACGACGAGGAGCCCTCTGAGGGGGCTGAGGGCTCCGGGGACTGCGCACTCCTGCCCGTCAGGTTCCAGCGGGGGCGGCCGGCGGGGTCGGGCTGGTCGGAGAGTGGCGCCGCGCTGTCAACACCGGCTGAGGAGGCAGGTCCCGATGATGCCTCCGAGGCGGTGGCCTGCCCCGCGGCGACTGAGGGGTCCTCTCGCAGGACCCCCACCAGGCGGCGGGTGTCGGCCAGGGCACTGCGTCCGGCCTCGGCCAGGGTCTCCATGGCCTGCTTGGCCGTGGCCGGGTTGCGCTCCACGGTGGCGGCGGCGCCGTCGGCCATGGTGATCATGACGGCCAGGGAATGGGCGACGACGTCGTGCATCTCCCGGGCGATGCGACTGCGCTCCTCAGCGGCCGCCAGCAGCGCCGCCTGCTCACTGGCCAGAGCCATTCGGGTCGAGCGCAGCTCCATGGCCTTGAGCCGCAGGCGGGCGGAGCGGGCGTTGAAGCCGACCAGGATGCCGACCAGGATGAAGAGAACGAGGATGACGGTGGTGCGCAGGAGCTCCCCAACCGTCATGCTGGGAGTCGTCAGGCTGAGGTCCGCCGTGAGAACCGCCAGGGAGATGGCCCCCGCGGTCCATGCAGCGGCCGGCCTGCGGTGCGAGGCGATGGTGCCCAGGGCGAAGGGGAGTGACATCAGCCCCATACCACTGACGCCGAGGGTCGCGTACAGCTGCTGCTCCGTCGTGAAGTGGAAGAACCGCAGGACTGCGAACTGATAGACCTCCGGGATCAGGAGGATGGCGGCCCAGCTCCACACGGGGCAGCGCCGACGAAGTGCCAGCGCAATTCCCAACAGCGCGATCGCGATCAAGGCCAGGGGCAGGATGGGGTAGGTCTTCACCGGGCTACTCGGCCGCAGGAGAAAAGCGATACCCGTGACGAGGGTGTAGACGATGACGCCGGCGGCGATGGAGATGTCGACGATCATCGGGTGGCGGTGGTACCACGAGCGGATCGTGCGCAGCAGTCCCCGTGGCTCGGGCGCGAGCTCCAGGTCGTCCTCATCGGGCATGGTGGTGCTGCGGCCGGGCTGAGGGGGTGGCAGCTGGCTGGACATAGGAATCAGTGTGTCATTCCAAGGGGTCGTGATCGACGCTGACGTGTGCGGTTGAGGGACCCGCTTGCGACGATGAGGGCTCTTCCCTCCCTGGTCGGAGGCGGGGATCGCCGGGCCGGGGGAGGGCGTCGCGGGCAGGGAACGGATGAGGGTCCGTAGAAGTGCGGGGTCGGTCAGGGGCGCGGGGGCTGACATGGGTATCACCTCCGGGCTGACTGCGGGGGAGTGTCCCGCTCAGGCGTCGCGTCGGGAGAAGACGAACCAGGCGGCGATGAGCGGGACGAGCGCCCAGGCGGCGAAGACCGCGATGGCCTGGCCGTGGGTGAGGAACTGAGCACCCTGCCCGCCCCACTCGGTGGTGCGCTGGAACGGGTCGGAGACGGCCTGGGCGACGGTGCTGGGCAGGCAACCGATGATCTTGAAGACCCAATCCCACTTGCTGGCCGCGAGCTGGAGGGGAGCGGTGATGATGAACAGGAGGGAGACGATCACGGTGACAGTGCCGGCGGTGGAGCGCAGCAGGAAGCCGAGCCCCAGAGCCATGAGTGCGATGACGGCGAAGACCAGGCCCGAGCCCCAGATGTGACCGGCGTAGTGCGAGTCGGTGAGGGAACCGGCGTGCTCGCCGATGAAGGGCTTGGAGATCGCCCAGGAAAGGAACACGGACAGGCTTCCCAGGAGGAAGGAGACGACGGCCAAGACCACTGCCTTGGCCAGCAGGAGCTGCCCGCGCCTGGGGACGGCGGCCAGGGAGGAGCGGATCTGACCGGAGGAGTACTCCCCGGTGATGATGAGGGCTCCCAGGACCGCGACCACGACCTGCCCGAACGTCAGACCGGAGGTAATGAAGTCCTTGGCCACGTCCTGGTACTGCTCGGAGCGTCCGAAGGCGGCGGTGAGGCCAGCGCCGAACAGAACGGTCAGGGTGATGGTGATGAAGGAGGTGATCCAGGACGAGCGCAGGGACCAGAACTTGATCCACTCCGCGCGCACGGAACGCAGGAGAGTCTGGCGGCCCTGAATGTGTGGGCCGGCTGGGCGCGGGGCTCGACCTGCAGGGGCGGTCCCGACGGCGCTGCGTGCCGGTGCGGGGCCTGCGGGAGCGGCGGAGGCGTGTGCTGGAATGTGGCTACTCATGGCTGGACCTTCTGGAGTGAGACGAATGGAGCGGTTGATGGCGAGCGCGGCGCGCTGAGGGCTCGGGCCTCAGCCCCGGGCAGAGGCCTGCGGCACGGCCTGTGGCACGGCCTGCTGCACCTGGTTCTGGGAGGTGGGATCGGCGCGGTACTCCACGGAGTCGCTGGTCAGAGTCATGTAGGCCTCTTCGAGGCTGGCGCGGATGGTGGTGAGCTCGTGCAGGACGATGCCGCCCTGGGCGGCCAGCTCGCCGATGGTGGCGGCGGTGGTCGCGGTGGTCTCCAGGACGTTGGGGGCCACGGGCCGGGCGGCCAGGTTGCGGGAGGCCATGAGCTCGGCGAGCTCGGTGGCCTGAGGGGAGGCCACGCGCACCCGATCGGTGGTGGCCGAGGCGATGACGTCGTCGACCGGGCCGGCCGTGAGGATCCGGCCGCGGCCGATGACCAGGAGGTGGTCGGCGGTCTGGGCCATCTCGCTCATGAGGTGGGAGGAGATGAACACGGTGCGGCCCTCGCCGGCCAGGCGGCGGCAGGTCTCACGCACCCACTTGACCCCTTCGGGGTCCAGGCCGTTGACGGGCTCGTCGAACAGGAGCACACCGGGGTCGCCCAGCAGGGCTGCCGCGATGCCCAGGCGCTGGCCCATGCCCAGGGAGAAGCCCTTGACGCGCTTCTTGGCCACCGAGGTCAGGCCAGTGATGTCGAGGACCTCATCGACCCGCTTGGCGGGGATGCCGTTGGAGGCGGCCAGCTGGCGCAGGTGGTTGCGGGCGCTGCGCGAGCCGTGCAGGCCCTTGGCGTCCAGCAGGGCGCCGACCTCGCACAGGGGGGCCGACAGCTGCCGGTAGGGGCGCCCGTTGATGGCGACCTTGCCGCTGGTGGGCTTGTCCAGGCCCATGATCATGCGCATCGTGGTGGACTTGCCCGCCCCGTTGGGACCCAGGAAGCCGGTGACGGTGCCGGGTTCGACGGTGAAGGAGATGTTGTCCACCGCGGTCTTCTTGCCGTAGCGCTTGGTGAGATTGACTGCCTCGATCATGATGTTCTCTCTTCCACGTGGGCCTCTGGCCAGGGGGTGGATGGATCTCCGTGGTTCCTCCAGGGGGCTGCTCCCACGGAGCAACCGGATGGCTCCAGCCTAGGAAAGCGCCGTCGTCGGCGAATCGGCCGAGGTGACGAACCCGGGTTCGGCCGGGGTGGGTCCGTCAGGGGGAGGAGGGTCCTCCTGGAGGATGAGAACCGATCGGTCGATGTGACGCCGTAGGGCGTCGAGGAGACGGCGGCACTTGGTGCGCGAGTGGGGATCTCTCCCCACATGGCTACGTTGTGAGGGAAATAGGTTCCCCTGACCAGGCGGGGGCTGCGCATAATATGCGCAGTTTCCGGTGCCGGTCCGTGGCGGCCGGACCGGACTGCGAGCGGCGGCCTCTCCGGGCCGACGGTCCCAGCCCCCTCAGAGAGGATGAGAGGAACATGTCCAATCCCTTCTTCAGCCGAAGCACCGCCTTCAAGGAAGGCGGCCATGCGCCTGGGACCGCCCCGGCCCAGACGCCCAACGGCTACCCCACCATGCCCGGCTACCAGGCCGGCCAGTACGGCCAGCAGGCAAGCGGCTACGGCCAGCAGTACGGTCAGGCCGCCGGCCAGTACGGCAACCAGTACGGTCAGCAGGTGGCCGGCTACGGCCAGGTGACTCCCGAGCAGATGGCCGGCCTGGAGACCCAGTACCAGGCGCCGTCGGCCACCAACGCGGACATGCGCCGCATGACCTACGACGACGTCATCATCCGCACTGCCGGCATGTTCGCCGTCATCCTGGCCATGGGCGCCCTGACCTGGAGCCTGGTGACCAATGAGGCGACTTTCGGTATGGGCGCCGCGGCGGTGCTCGCCGGCGTCATCGGCAGCATCGTCCTCGGTCTGGTCAACAGCTTCAAGCGGGAGCCCTCCCCGGCCCTCATCCTGGCCTACGCGGCCTTCGAGGGGCTGATGCTGGGTGGCGTCTCCGGCGTCATGGAGGCCCGCTACGAGGGGATCGTCGTCCAGGCCGTGCTCGCGACGCTGGCCACCTTCGGCGCCATGCTCGCGGCCTACTCCTATGGCGGCTTCCGGGTCCAGGGCAGGTTCCGTCGAGTGGTGGTCGTGGCCACCTTCGGCTACATGATCTTCAGCCTCATCAACTTCGTCCTCATGGTGACCGGCGCCACTACTGGCGCCTGGGGCCTGCGCTCCCTGACCATCATGGGGATTCCGCTGGGAGTCCCGCTGGGAATCCTCGCGGTCATCCTGGCCTCCTTCTTCCTGGCGATCGACTTCGAGTCCATTGAGAACGGGGTCCGCAACGGGCTGCCCCGGCGCTACGCCTGGGCGGGGGCCTTCGGCCTGGTCGTCACCCTCGTGTGGCTCTACGTGGAGTTCCTCCGCCTGCTGAGCTACTTCCGCGACTGAGCGCACGGCGCGGGGCCGGGCCCGGTTCGCCCGGTCCGGCCTGACACCACCACCTCGGCTGGGGCCGGGACGCATGTGATGCGTTCCGGCCCCAGTTGCATGCTCGCCCACCCGGCGGTGCCGCCCCGGCTGCTGTCCGCCCCGGTCACCGGGTTCGCGCTGGGCCGAGGCCCGCTGCGGCGTCGAACCGGGGGCCTCACGTAGGCTCGCCGCATGATCAACACCAACATGCCCTCCGTCGAGGGCGCCAAGGGCACGAAGCCCACGCTCACCTTCCCCGGGACCGAGGCCCCCGAGGGGCTCCAGGTCCAGGTGCTCGACGCCGGCGACGGCCAGGTGGTCGAGGCCGGCGACACGATCGTGGCCAACTACCTGGGCCAGATCTGGGGCGGCGACGTCTTCGACAACTCCTACGACCGCGGCCAGCCGCTGAACTTCCAGGTCGGCGTCGGCATGGTCATCCGCGGCTGGGACGACGGCCTCGTGGGCCAGCGCGTCGGCTCGCGCCTGCTGCTGTCCATCCCCTCCGAGCTCGGCTACGGCGACCGCGGCGTCCCGCAGGCCGGCATCCGCGGCGGCGACACCCTCGTCTTCGTCACGGAGATCCTCGGCGTCATGTGAGCCAGGCCCACTGAGCCACTGACCGCGCGTTCGCACGGTAGGTGCCCAGGACCGCACCCTGACAGTGCGTCCCGGAGCCCTGCTGTGCGAACGCGCGTCTGCTTCCGTGACGCAAGCCCGGTGTTCCGCAAATCGTGGTGGTGAGCGTGGCCCTCCTCGGGAGCGGGACGACGGCCCGAGACCGCGCCGGGGGTGGTCTTGGCGCGTCTCAGTGCGTCTCAGCGCGTCTCAGGGACAGGAAGCGAAGCGGCGCCCGGAGCCAACGAGGGCTACGCTATGGCAACACGGCGTCGTGAAGCGCTGGCCACCCCCTGAGGCCGGCTCCTTACGACGCCGTTCCAGTCCGTCTGCCCGAGAAGGAATCGCTCATGCCGCAGTACCGCAGCGCCACCTCCACCCACGGCCGCAACATGGCGGGCGCCCGTGCACTGTGGCGTGCCACCGGCGTCAAGGACTCCGACTTCGGCAAACCGATCATCGCCATCGCGAACTCCTTCACCCAGTTCGTCCCCGGGCACGTGGGCCTGCGCGACGTCGGACGCCTCGTGGCCACCGAGATCGAGGCCGCCGGGGGCCTGGCCAAGGAGTTCAACACCATCGCCGTCGACGACGGCATCGCCATGGGCCACGACGGCATGCTCTACTCCCTGCCCAGTCGCGATCTCATCGCGGACTCCGTGGAGTACATGGTCAGCGCCCACTGCGCCGACGCCCTCGTGTGCATCTCCAACTGCGACAAGATCACCCCGGGCATGCTCATGGCCGCCATGCGCCTCAACATCCCGGCCATCTTCATCTCCGGCGGCCCCATGGAGTCGGGCAAGATGACCGCCGCCGACGGCACCACCCGCAAGCTCGACCTCATCGACGCCATGATGGACGCCGCCGACCCCACCGTCTCCGACGAGACCATCAGCGCCATCGAGCGCCTGGCCTGCCCCACCTGCGGCTCCTGCTCGGGCATGTTCACCGCCAACTCCATGAACTGCCTCACCGAGGCCCTCGGCCTGGCCCTGCCCATGAACGGCACCCTGCTGGCCACCCACGCGGACCGCGGCGAGCTCTTCAAGCGCGTCGGCCACCAGATCGTCGAGATCACCCGGGCCTACTACGAGCACGACGACGCCTCCGTCCTGCCGCGTTCCATCGCCACCAAGGCGGCCTTCGAGAACGCCATGAGCCTGGACATCGCCATGGGCGGCTCCACCAACACCGTCCTGCACCTGCTGGCCGCCGCCCAGGAGGCCGAGGTCGACTTCACCATGGCCGACATCGACCGCCTCTCGCGCAAGGTCCCCCACCTGGCCAAGGTCGCGCCCTCGACGAACCTCTACCACATCGAGGATGTCCACCGCGCCGGCGGCATCATCGGCATCCTCGGCGAGCTCGACCGCGGTGGCCTGCTGGAGACCACCACTTCCAACGTCCTGGGCACCACCCTGGGTGAGGAGCTCGCCGCCTACGACATCGCCCGCCCCGGCCCCGACGGCGTTCCCGGCTCCCAGGTCAGCGAGGAGATCCGCACCGGTTACCTCGCCGCCCCCGCCGGCGTGCGCACCACCGAGATGTTCTCCCAGGCCTCCCGCTGGGAGTCCCTCGACACCGACCGCGCTGCCGGCTGCATCCGCGACATCGAGCACGCCTACTCCGCCGACGGCGGCCTGGCCGTCCTCTTCGGCAACATTGCCGAGAAGGGCTGCATCGTCAAGACCGCCGGCGTGGACGAGTCGATCCTGACCTTCTCCGGGCCCGCCGTCGTCTTCGAGTCCCAGGAGGACGCCGTCGCCGGGATCCTCGGAAAGCAGGTGAAGTCCGGCGACGTCGTCATCATCAGCCACGAGGGACCGCGCGGCGGCCCCGGCATGCAGGAGATGCTCTACCCGACCACCTACATCAAGTCCATGCACCTGGGTAAGGAGTGCGCCCTGCTCACCGACGGGCGCTTCTCCGGGGGCACCTCCGGGCTCAGCATCGGCCACGTCTCCCCGGAGGCGGCAGCCGGGGGGCTCATCGGCCTGGTGCGCAGCGGCGACGTCATCGACATCGACATCCCGGGCCGCTCCATCTCCGTGCGCCTGAGCGAGGAGGAGATCGAGCGCCGCCGCGCCGAGGAGGAGGCCCGCGGCGAGGACGCCTGGACCCCGCACGTGGACCGCCCCCGCAAGGTCTCCGCAGCGCTGCGCGCCTACGCCATGCTCGCCACCAGCGCCGACCTGGGCGCCGTGCGCGACCTCAAGCGCCTCGGCATCAAGTAGCTCTCAGCGGCCGTCAGGGACGACCAGGGTTGACCAACTGCATATTTGAAAATCGTTGTCACTTGCACCTAGGGTTTGCGTGTGACAATCGTTCTCAGATCGCTGGTGGTGCGATCCGGCAGCACGACGTTGGTCAACGGCGTCGCCCTCCGCCTGGCCCCCGCAAGCCGGACCGCCCTGGTCGGCGCCTCCGGGGCGGGCAAGTCCCTCACCTGCGCCGCGCTCGCGGGTACCCTCCCGGCCTCCCTGGAGGTCGCCGGCTCCCTGACCGTTGAGCCCGACGTCGCCGACGCAGGCAGCGACCCGCGCGCGAGCTCCGACCAGGCGGACAGGGCAAGTGGCGTCAACCTGCTGGGTCTGCCCGCCGCCCGGCGCCCCCGGGGCAGCCGCATCGCGCTGGTCCCGCAGGACCACTCCACCGCCCTGCACCCGCTCATCGCGGTCGGCCGCCAGATCGCCCTGGCCTCCCAGGCGGCCGGACGCAGCCGGGACGAGGCAGATGAGCGAGCCACCGACTACCTCTACGCCGTCGGGCTCGACGAGTCCTTCGCCGACCGCGTCCCCGGGCGCCTCTCCGGAGGCCAGCGCCAACGCGTCAGCCTGGCCCTGGCCCTGGCCGCCGAACCCGCCCTCATCATCGCCGACGAGCCCACCACCGCCCTCGACGTCGTCGCCCGCGCCGAGATCCTCGGGCTCCTGAGCTCCCTGACCAGCCTGCCCCAGGCCCCCGCCCTGCTCCTCATCACCCACGACCTGCCCGCCGCCGCCATCTGCGAGAACATCGCCGTCCTCCACGACGGCGCCATCATCGAGTCGGGGCAGACCCGCTCCGTCCTGACCCGCCCCGAGCACCCGGTCACGGCCGCCATGTGCGAGGCCGGCGCCGAGGAAACCATCGACGGGGCCCTGGCCGCAGCGGGAGCCGCCGCATGAGCGGACTTGAGACCCGTGGCCTCAGGCGCTCCCACCCGGGGGCGGGCGGCGAGCGGCGAGAGGTGCTGCGCGGCGTGGACCTGCGCCTGGAGCCGGGGGAGAACGTGGCCCTCATCGGACGCTCAGGATGCGGCAAGACGACGCTGCTGCGCGCCCTGCTGCTGCTCGACTCCCCGGGGTCGGAAGACGCCGGCGAGATCCTGCTCGACGGCGAACCCGTGCGCCGAGGCGGAGCCCGAGCGCTGCGGGCCTTCCGGCGGGCTGTGCAGTACGTGCCCCAGGACGCCGCCGCCACCCTCCACCCGCGCCGCTCAGTGCTCGCGCAGGTGGCCACCCCGCTGCGCACCCTGGGGGTGGTGCGCGACCGTGAGGAGGCCACCAGTCGGGCCCGGCGGGTGCTGGAGAGCCTCGAGATTCGCCGCGAGATATGGGAGAGCCGGCCCCACGAGATCTCCGGCGGCCAGGCGCAGCGGGTCTCCATCGCCCGGGCCCTGGCCCTGTCCCCGCGCTACCTCCTGCTCGACGAGCCGGTCTCCGGGCTCGACCCCGCCCTGCGCCGCCAGACCCTCGACCTGCTCGCCGCCATCGAGGCCGACCCCGACGCCGCCACCAGCGATGAGCAGGAGCCCCCCGCCAAGTCCGGCGTGAGTGGCGAGCCGGAGCCCGCCCCAGCTGGTTCCGGCGCCGTGCCCGCCCCAGCTGGTTCCGGCGCCGTGCCCGCCCCAGCCCTGCTGGTGGTGTCGCACGACCTGGCCGCCGTCGCCCGCGTCTGCCAGCGGGCCCTGGTCATGGACGAGGGCTCCATCGTCGAGGACGCCCCCATGCGCCGCCTCCTCACTAAGCCCACGCACACGGCCACCCGCGCCCTGCGCGACGCCGTCCCCACCCTGCCGACCGCCGCCACCGACTGACGACCTCCCGACCGATGACACCCCGACCCAGGCCCGAAGGAGCACCCATGTCCCTGCCCGCCCCCGCCGTCACCCGCCGCCAGGTCCTCGCCGCCCTCGGCCTCGGAGCCGGAGCCGCCGCCATCGCCTCCTGCTCGCGCAGCTCCTCGGGCGACGGTCGCATCCGCCTGGCCATGTTCCATGCCCCCGAGGGCAAGCTCAACCCACTCACCGACGGCCTCAAGCTCACCCGGTGGTCCTGCGCCGAGAGCCTCACCACGCTCAACGCCGACGGCGATGCCGAGGAGCTGCTCGCCACCGCATGGAAGCGCGAGAGCGAGACCACCTGGCGACTCACCCTGCGCGAGGGCGTCACCTTCCACGACGGCACCGCCCTGAGCGCCGAGAACGTGGCCGCCGCCCTCACCTTCGCCGCCACCGCCGCCAAGCCGCCGCGCGTCCTGGACGGAGTCAAGCTCACCGCGAAGGCCGACGGCAAGGACCTCCTCCTGACCACCGCGGCCCCCGACCCCCTCATGCCGCAGCGCCTGTCCAGTCCCCAGCTCGTCATCCTGTCCCCGGCCGCCTACCCCAGTTCCGCCGACGGCGCCATCGACCCCGTCGGCCACGGCACCGGCGCCTTCATCCTCAAGCAGGCCAACGGCTCCTCCGGTGCCACCCTGGAACGCAACGACAAGTACTGGGGCACGAAGGCCACCGCCCCCGGCATCGACGTCACCTACGTTCCCGACGGCGCCGCCCGCGCCAACGCCCTGCGCACCGACACCGCTGACATCGTCGAGGCCGTCCCCGTCGCCCAGGTCGGCAACATCGACAAGAACCTTCTCCACGAGGTAGCCACCCCGCGCACCTCCACCCTCTACCTCAACACCCGCTCCGGCCCCTTCGCCGACCCCGCCCTGCGCGCCG
This region of Actinomyces oris genomic DNA includes:
- a CDS encoding ABC transporter substrate-binding protein — its product is MSLPAPAVTRRQVLAALGLGAGAAAIASCSRSSSGDGRIRLAMFHAPEGKLNPLTDGLKLTRWSCAESLTTLNADGDAEELLATAWKRESETTWRLTLREGVTFHDGTALSAENVAAALTFAATAAKPPRVLDGVKLTAKADGKDLLLTTAAPDPLMPQRLSSPQLVILSPAAYPSSADGAIDPVGHGTGAFILKQANGSSGATLERNDKYWGTKATAPGIDVTYVPDGAARANALRTDTADIVEAVPVAQVGNIDKNLLHEVATPRTSTLYLNTRSGPFADPALRAAARNAVDPAALIKTVFEGHADSPVGLLGPAVPWAAELRAWKKETYPGASGAAATGKVPGATAAGTVPAGTAITLASYTDRPELGEMVPLLAQQLEAAGFKVTQDVREYNQIESEALAGKFHAVLVSRSTVLDSGDAVAYMTADFSSSGSYSMSGLHDEKVDAAISQAAATQPGDERHKAIMAAEQAILASGAAIPLAHERVIQGEAAGVTGAQRDPGERALITSATTVKK